The following proteins are co-located in the Microbacterium sp. Clip185 genome:
- a CDS encoding ATP-binding cassette domain-containing protein: MTTTPPPAVRAEGLVKVFGDNRAVDGVDLLVPTGTVYGVLGPNGAGKTTTINMLATLMRPDAGRAEIFGHDVTTQPQVVRQLIGVTGQFASVDETLSATENLMIFARLLGLSRAEARAKSTELLERFGLTEAARRPLKKFSGGMRRRLDLAASLIAQPPLIFLDEPTTGLDPRTRGQMWDTIRELVAGGSTVLLTTQYLDEADQLADRIAVIDHGRVVAEGTSDELKASVGTASLQLRVSETADTASALEIVETVLGVRATLSPEASRITAPMADADRVTDLLLALRTGGVRLAEMSVQKPTLDEVFLTITGHDTGADTADETETKEMVTA, encoded by the coding sequence ATGACCACCACACCCCCTCCCGCCGTCCGGGCCGAAGGCCTCGTCAAGGTGTTCGGCGACAACCGCGCGGTCGACGGCGTCGACCTGCTCGTTCCCACCGGCACCGTCTACGGCGTGCTCGGCCCCAACGGCGCCGGCAAGACCACCACCATCAACATGCTCGCAACCCTCATGCGTCCGGATGCGGGCAGAGCCGAGATCTTCGGTCACGACGTGACCACCCAGCCGCAGGTCGTGCGCCAGCTCATCGGCGTCACTGGTCAGTTCGCCTCCGTCGATGAGACCCTCTCGGCCACCGAGAACCTCATGATCTTCGCGCGGCTGCTGGGGCTCAGCCGTGCCGAGGCACGCGCGAAGTCGACCGAGCTGCTCGAGCGCTTCGGGCTCACCGAGGCCGCACGACGTCCCCTGAAGAAGTTCTCCGGCGGGATGCGGCGGCGCCTCGATCTCGCCGCGTCCCTCATCGCGCAGCCGCCGCTCATCTTCCTCGACGAGCCGACGACGGGCCTCGATCCCCGCACCCGCGGGCAGATGTGGGACACGATCCGCGAGCTGGTCGCCGGTGGCTCCACCGTGCTGCTGACCACGCAGTACCTCGACGAGGCCGACCAGCTGGCCGACCGCATCGCGGTGATCGATCACGGCCGCGTCGTCGCCGAGGGCACCTCGGACGAGCTCAAGGCATCCGTGGGCACCGCCAGCCTGCAGCTTCGCGTCTCGGAGACGGCCGACACCGCATCCGCTCTCGAGATCGTCGAGACCGTGCTCGGGGTGCGCGCGACACTCTCCCCCGAGGCCTCGCGCATCACGGCCCCCATGGCGGATGCGGACCGCGTCACCGACCTGCTCCTGGCTCTTCGCACCGGCGGCGTGCGCCTGGCCGAGATGAGCGTGCAGAAACCCACCCTCGACGAGGTGTTCCTCACCATCACCGGTCACGACACCGGAGCGGACACCGCCGACGAGACCGAGACGAAAGAGATGGTGACCGCATGA
- a CDS encoding EamA family transporter translates to MPLRSSLLATLVAVIWGVNFVVIDAGLDGMPPALFVALRFIAVLFPAIFFIPRPQGRMRDILLIGLFMSLGQFGLLYTALAMGMPPGLASLVLQAQVAFTIVFAALALRETPRRTQVVGVVVGAAGLGIVAAGRDAATPALALVVTLAAAASWAIGNVIARRLGGAGRGGALAGLSMTAWSALVVPVPMVLLAVALDGADAVGAALTHLTTAQLLSTAYTAWLASLVGYGIWNTLLARHTASAVVPFTMLVPPVGIAAAWLALGETPAPAELVGGAVLLIGVGIAVLRPRGQKVSGVSAGVRGRSAAGAGQPSS, encoded by the coding sequence GTGCCCCTTCGTTCCTCACTCCTCGCCACCCTCGTCGCCGTCATCTGGGGCGTGAACTTCGTCGTCATCGATGCGGGCCTGGACGGCATGCCGCCCGCGCTCTTCGTCGCCCTGCGCTTCATCGCCGTCCTCTTCCCCGCCATCTTCTTCATCCCGCGGCCCCAGGGCCGGATGCGGGACATCCTGCTCATCGGACTGTTCATGAGCCTCGGTCAGTTCGGGCTGCTGTACACGGCCCTCGCGATGGGGATGCCGCCGGGCCTCGCCTCCCTCGTGCTGCAGGCCCAGGTGGCCTTCACGATCGTGTTCGCCGCCCTGGCCCTGCGCGAGACTCCGCGCCGGACGCAGGTCGTGGGCGTGGTCGTCGGGGCCGCCGGCCTCGGGATCGTCGCCGCAGGACGGGACGCCGCAACACCCGCTCTCGCCCTCGTGGTGACGCTCGCGGCGGCTGCTTCGTGGGCGATCGGCAACGTCATCGCACGCCGGCTCGGCGGCGCAGGGCGGGGCGGCGCGCTCGCGGGACTGTCGATGACCGCCTGGTCGGCGCTCGTCGTCCCCGTACCGATGGTGCTCCTCGCCGTCGCGCTCGACGGAGCGGATGCGGTCGGCGCCGCGCTCACGCACCTGACCACGGCGCAGCTGCTGTCGACCGCCTATACCGCGTGGCTGGCGAGCCTCGTCGGCTACGGCATCTGGAACACCCTGCTGGCCCGGCACACCGCATCCGCCGTCGTCCCGTTCACGATGCTGGTACCGCCCGTCGGCATCGCGGCGGCATGGCTCGCGCTGGGCGAGACACCCGCGCCCGCCGAGCTCGTCGGCGGTGCCGTCCTGCTGATCGGTGTCGGCATCGCGGTGCTCCGCCCGCGTGGTCAGAAGGTGAGCGGGGTGTCCGCCGGCGTACGCGGTCGGAGCGCCGCCGGCGCCGGCCAGCCGAGTTCGTAG
- a CDS encoding LysR family transcriptional regulator codes for MIDLAAVDALLALARTGTVHAAAAELDYTPSAVSQQIKRLERDLGARLIDRQGRGVVLTAAGRRLVEEGAQLRTQVEQLRSRLHDAGARPTGTLRLGVFSTAVRGVVPGLVTRAAVEAPDLRLTVTEIDPWDAVAAVTAGTLDLAIVHHWEGVTLTLPPSVRSVEFLRDTADLLVHRDDPLASRDAVSPADVRDHVWSSTPDGTICYEWFCHMFRGEPHPPRIDFWCLEFASQIELVAHGLAVALVPKLGRGQLPDSVVAVPVRDPEPTRPVALVWRTSMTDSPAVRLIRELLPAS; via the coding sequence ATGATCGATCTCGCCGCCGTCGACGCGCTGCTCGCCCTCGCACGCACCGGCACCGTCCATGCCGCCGCGGCCGAGCTCGACTACACGCCGTCGGCGGTGTCGCAGCAGATCAAGCGTCTCGAGCGCGACCTCGGCGCCCGCCTCATCGATCGGCAGGGTCGCGGTGTGGTGCTCACCGCTGCGGGCCGCCGCCTCGTGGAAGAGGGGGCGCAGTTGCGCACCCAGGTGGAGCAGCTGCGCTCACGGCTGCACGACGCGGGCGCCCGGCCCACGGGCACGTTGCGTCTCGGCGTCTTCTCGACCGCCGTGCGCGGCGTCGTGCCCGGGCTCGTCACGCGGGCGGCCGTCGAAGCGCCCGATCTGCGCCTGACCGTCACCGAGATCGACCCATGGGATGCGGTCGCGGCGGTCACTGCCGGCACGCTAGACCTCGCGATCGTGCACCACTGGGAGGGCGTCACGCTCACGCTGCCGCCGAGCGTGCGCAGCGTCGAGTTCCTCCGCGACACGGCGGATCTGCTCGTCCACCGCGACGACCCTCTCGCGTCGAGGGATGCGGTCAGCCCCGCCGACGTCCGCGATCACGTGTGGTCCAGCACGCCCGACGGAACCATCTGCTACGAGTGGTTCTGCCACATGTTCCGGGGCGAGCCGCATCCGCCGCGCATCGACTTCTGGTGCCTCGAGTTCGCCTCGCAGATCGAGCTCGTGGCGCACGGGCTCGCCGTGGCGCTCGTTCCGAAGCTGGGGCGCGGACAGCTGCCGGACTCCGTGGTCGCGGTGCCGGTGCGCGATCCCGAGCCGACGCGTCCGGTCGCTCTCGTGTGGCGCACGAGCATGACCGACTCGCCCGCTGTGCGCCTCATCCGCGAGCTGCTCCCCGCATCCTGA
- the eccCa gene encoding type VII secretion protein EccCa, with product MSKGPRLAPPSVPSGRIVVQPPPELVPNEGGSSMLTSLLPMLGSVGAIVMVTISNHGPTGFITGGMFLLSSLGFVAVNGWRQRAQRNAQVLGNRREYLAYLSDLRETVRTAARKQRRHGAWVTPSPSALPFIAEERTRVWERQPGDENFLLTRIGACDQPLCISLEAPELPPLAQLDPVAASAAHRFMLTHEIQPDLPLGVTLTDYARIEIVGPDEDSVRALARAMVVGAATLQDPEDVVVAILAGPDQLPAWEWAKWLPHALSARSSDKLGPARMIASSLDDLEDLLPAGLRERARFARGGGATPHVILVVDGVQLPMGDPVVGGDGMLGVTVVELPGRWGELENPDVLRIVMPEAAASDRHAELIDVVSGSRTFTPDTTSIAVAEATARRLMPLYSNPAALAETPGAQQGQRELVELLGMPDVREIDFDRTWSGRLERDRLRVPIGQDTTGAPLVLDLKEAAQQGMGPHGVMIGATGSGKSEVLRTLVLALALTHSPEQLNFVLVDFKGGATFAGMAGMPHVSAIITNLGSELALVDRFQDALQGEIVRRQELLRAAGNFANVSDYEKARRGGRTDLAPLPALLIVADEFSELLAAKPEFVESFINIGRVGRSLQVHLLLASQRLEEGKLRGLDTYLSYRIGLRTFSAAESRTIIGTPDAYTLPQEPGVGYLKADTDNLVQFRAAYVSGTPKTKLTGGRSSESADSSGEAARIEVFTAAPQPLELVEEPVDDSRDIVSQPVEERSTFQIAVERMKGRGPAAHQVWLPPLEEPSSLDELMPDLVVDPRMGLHSPAWRAAGALTVPLGIVDVPLEQRRENLVVSLGGAAGHVAIVGSPLSGKSTLARTLVSALALTATPLELQFYVLDFGGGTFTGLQRHPHVAGVATRTEAEAIRRTVAEVESIIDDRERYFRQNGIDSIDTYRLRRSQGVVDDGYGDVFLVVDGWATLRADYEALETRVQTIAARGLSFGVHVIVTANRWLEIRASLKDLIQTRLELRLGDPTDSEIDRKQAANVPAGQPGRGLSAKRLQMLAALPRIDGSSDVAALVDGVDDMVARVGAAWQGPAGPKLRLLPEMITLDEVRAQTTPDDPRILLGVDEAQLAPFGIDSRKEPHLFLYGDSGMGKSSFLRGIAQEIMRKYGPTEAKIFAVDYRRSLLGEIPQEYLGAYLTSHEPATSGLAELAQFFSSRIPGPDVTPEQLRERSWWKGAEGFVLVDDYDLVATSQGNPLAVLQPLLAQAGDLGLHVVLTRRTGGASRAAYDPIIQRFTDLGVTGILLGGNPEEGPLIGRVKAAPAAPGRAQIVSREHGLLSAQLAFSPSNH from the coding sequence GTGAGCAAGGGACCACGCCTGGCCCCGCCGTCCGTGCCGAGTGGTCGCATCGTCGTGCAGCCACCGCCGGAGCTCGTTCCGAACGAGGGCGGCAGCAGCATGCTCACCTCGCTGCTGCCGATGCTCGGCAGCGTGGGCGCGATCGTCATGGTGACGATCTCCAACCACGGACCGACCGGCTTCATCACCGGCGGCATGTTCCTGCTGTCTTCGCTCGGATTCGTCGCCGTCAACGGCTGGCGCCAGCGCGCGCAGCGCAACGCCCAAGTGCTCGGCAATCGCCGCGAGTACCTCGCCTACCTCAGCGACCTGCGCGAGACCGTGCGCACGGCCGCCCGCAAGCAGCGGCGCCACGGCGCGTGGGTGACGCCCTCACCGTCGGCACTGCCCTTCATCGCGGAGGAGCGCACCCGCGTCTGGGAACGCCAGCCCGGCGACGAGAACTTCCTGCTCACCCGCATCGGCGCGTGCGACCAGCCGCTGTGCATCTCGCTCGAGGCTCCCGAGCTTCCCCCTCTCGCCCAGCTCGACCCGGTCGCCGCATCCGCCGCCCACCGCTTCATGCTCACCCACGAGATCCAGCCCGATCTGCCGCTGGGCGTCACCCTGACCGACTACGCGCGGATCGAGATCGTCGGCCCCGACGAGGACTCCGTCCGCGCGCTCGCCCGCGCCATGGTGGTGGGTGCTGCGACCCTGCAGGATCCCGAGGACGTCGTGGTCGCGATCCTCGCCGGCCCGGACCAGCTGCCCGCGTGGGAGTGGGCCAAGTGGCTGCCGCACGCGCTGTCGGCGCGCTCGAGCGACAAGTTGGGCCCCGCACGCATGATCGCCTCCTCGCTGGATGACCTCGAGGATCTCCTGCCCGCCGGACTCCGCGAGCGCGCACGCTTCGCCCGCGGCGGCGGCGCAACCCCGCACGTGATCCTCGTCGTCGACGGCGTGCAGTTGCCTATGGGCGACCCCGTCGTCGGCGGCGACGGGATGCTGGGCGTCACCGTCGTGGAGCTTCCCGGCCGCTGGGGCGAACTCGAGAACCCCGATGTCCTCCGCATCGTGATGCCGGAGGCCGCCGCATCCGATCGCCACGCCGAGCTCATCGACGTCGTGTCGGGCTCGCGCACCTTCACCCCCGACACGACCTCGATCGCCGTCGCCGAGGCCACCGCACGCCGCCTGATGCCGCTGTACTCCAACCCGGCGGCCCTCGCCGAGACGCCCGGCGCCCAGCAGGGCCAGCGCGAGCTCGTCGAGCTGCTCGGCATGCCCGACGTGCGCGAGATCGACTTCGACCGCACCTGGTCGGGGCGCCTCGAACGCGACCGCCTGCGCGTGCCGATCGGTCAGGACACGACGGGTGCCCCGCTCGTGCTCGACCTCAAGGAAGCCGCCCAGCAGGGTATGGGTCCGCACGGTGTGATGATCGGCGCCACGGGTTCCGGCAAGTCCGAGGTGCTGCGCACCCTCGTGCTCGCCCTCGCGCTGACCCACTCGCCCGAGCAGCTGAACTTCGTGCTCGTCGACTTCAAGGGTGGCGCGACCTTCGCCGGTATGGCGGGGATGCCCCACGTCTCGGCGATCATCACCAACCTCGGCAGCGAACTCGCCCTCGTCGACCGCTTCCAGGACGCGCTGCAGGGCGAGATCGTGCGCCGCCAGGAGCTGCTGCGCGCCGCCGGCAACTTCGCCAACGTGTCGGACTACGAGAAGGCGCGCCGCGGCGGCCGCACCGACCTCGCGCCGCTTCCGGCCCTGCTGATCGTGGCCGACGAGTTCAGCGAGCTGCTCGCCGCGAAGCCGGAGTTCGTGGAGAGCTTCATCAACATCGGCCGCGTCGGCCGTTCGCTCCAGGTGCACCTGCTGCTGGCCTCGCAGCGTCTGGAGGAGGGCAAGCTGCGCGGCCTCGACACCTACCTGTCGTACCGCATCGGTCTGCGCACGTTCTCCGCCGCCGAGTCGCGCACGATCATCGGCACCCCCGACGCCTACACCCTGCCGCAGGAGCCCGGTGTGGGCTATCTCAAGGCCGACACCGACAACCTGGTGCAGTTCCGCGCGGCCTACGTGTCGGGAACGCCGAAGACGAAGCTCACCGGCGGACGCTCGAGCGAGTCGGCGGACAGCTCCGGCGAGGCCGCGCGCATCGAGGTCTTCACGGCCGCGCCTCAGCCGCTCGAGCTGGTCGAGGAGCCGGTCGACGACTCGCGCGACATCGTGTCGCAGCCGGTCGAGGAGCGCTCCACCTTCCAGATCGCGGTCGAGCGGATGAAGGGACGCGGCCCCGCCGCCCACCAGGTCTGGCTGCCGCCGCTGGAAGAGCCCTCGTCGCTCGACGAGCTCATGCCCGATCTCGTCGTCGACCCGCGGATGGGGTTGCACTCGCCGGCTTGGCGAGCGGCCGGAGCCCTCACGGTTCCGCTCGGAATCGTCGACGTGCCGCTCGAGCAGCGCCGCGAGAACCTCGTGGTCTCGCTCGGTGGCGCGGCCGGTCACGTGGCGATCGTCGGAAGCCCGCTGAGCGGCAAGTCGACGCTGGCCCGCACGCTCGTGTCGGCACTCGCCCTGACGGCGACTCCGCTCGAACTCCAGTTCTACGTGCTCGACTTCGGCGGCGGCACCTTCACGGGTCTGCAGCGCCACCCGCACGTCGCGGGCGTCGCCACCCGCACCGAGGCGGAGGCCATCCGCCGCACGGTCGCCGAGGTGGAGTCCATCATCGACGACCGCGAGCGCTACTTCCGCCAGAACGGCATCGACTCGATCGACACCTACCGCCTGCGCCGCAGCCAGGGCGTCGTCGACGACGGTTACGGCGACGTGTTCCTCGTCGTCGACGGCTGGGCGACGCTGCGGGCCGACTACGAGGCGCTCGAGACGCGCGTGCAGACCATCGCGGCGCGCGGCCTCAGCTTCGGCGTGCACGTGATCGTGACCGCCAACCGCTGGCTCGAGATCCGTGCGAGCCTCAAGGACCTCATCCAGACCCGCCTCGAGCTGCGTCTGGGAGACCCGACGGACTCCGAAATCGACCGCAAGCAGGCGGCCAACGTTCCGGCCGGTCAGCCCGGTCGAGGCCTGAGCGCCAAGCGCCTGCAGATGCTCGCCGCGCTGCCGCGCATCGACGGCTCCTCGGATGTGGCCGCCCTCGTCGACGGCGTCGACGACATGGTCGCCCGGGTCGGCGCCGCCTGGCAGGGCCCGGCGGGTCCGAAGCTACGGCTGCTGCCGGAGATGATCACGCTCGACGAGGTGCGCGCGCAGACCACACCCGACGACCCCCGCATCCTGCTCGGTGTCGACGAAGCCCAGCTGGCGCCGTTCGGTATCGACTCGCGCAAGGAACCCCACCTGTTCCTGTACGGCGACTCGGGAATGGGCAAGTCGTCGTTCCTGCGGGGCATCGCCCAGGAGATCATGCGCAAGTACGGTCCGACCGAGGCGAAGATCTTCGCGGTCGACTACCGTCGCTCGCTGCTGGGCGAGATTCCGCAGGAGTACCTGGGGGCATACCTCACCTCGCACGAGCCGGCGACGAGCGGTCTCGCCGAGCTGGCGCAGTTCTTCTCGAGCCGCATCCCCGGGCCCGATGTGACCCCCGAGCAGCTGCGCGAGCGCAGCTGGTGGAAGGGCGCCGAGGGCTTCGTGCTGGTCGACGACTACGACCTCGTCGCGACGAGTCAGGGCAACCCCCTCGCCGTGCTGCAGCCGCTGCTCGCGCAGGCGGGCGACCTGGGCCTGCACGTGGTCCTCACCCGCCGCACCGGTGGCGCCAGCCGCGCGGCCTACGACCCCATCATCCAGCGCTTCACCGATCTGGGTGTCACGGGCATCCTGCTGGGTGGAAACCCCGAGGAGGGCCCGCTGATCGGCCGTGTGAAGGCCGCTCCCGCCGCGCCGGGTCGCGCCCAGATCGTGAGCCGTGAGCATGGTCTGCTCTCCGCCCAGCTCGCCTTCTCCCCCTCGAACCACTGA
- a CDS encoding RDD family protein: MSLPPQFTGEPAGVGARLAAFTIDVAIVVALSVTVALVSGSAVFGLLVGAEAVLALWVLQARTGSGPGKALLGLRVARVDAPYSPGAGRSFVRGLLVGIGSLVFGAGAWVVEGSATADRSGLRRSWADRAAQTVVVAVPRRPAAERRSRRHSGDEIVAVPSPTVIARPWSPAPVESGKARGPIAAPAPVEPPAAPVAAGVAPDAQAPAAAVVGWAGPTAAAPVLDQPESGERPTGELLLIFDTGQRARLPLPMAVNLGRSPEQTEQTDLLVTVADPDSSVSKTHLRLEFDHAGLWVTDTGSTNGTELLDDDGQVVPLAPHARTFVDDDTRIRIGNRIFTVSRLIGAAS, encoded by the coding sequence ATGAGCCTCCCGCCGCAGTTCACGGGCGAGCCCGCCGGGGTCGGAGCGCGACTCGCCGCCTTCACGATCGACGTCGCGATCGTGGTCGCACTGAGCGTCACTGTCGCCCTCGTGAGCGGGTCCGCCGTGTTCGGGCTACTCGTGGGAGCAGAGGCCGTCCTTGCACTGTGGGTGCTGCAGGCGCGTACCGGATCCGGTCCGGGAAAGGCCCTGCTCGGACTGCGCGTCGCGCGCGTGGATGCCCCGTACTCGCCCGGCGCAGGGCGGAGCTTCGTACGCGGTCTGCTGGTCGGCATCGGCTCCCTCGTGTTCGGCGCGGGAGCGTGGGTCGTCGAAGGATCCGCCACCGCCGACCGCTCGGGGCTGCGCCGCTCCTGGGCCGACCGCGCCGCGCAGACCGTCGTGGTCGCGGTACCCCGCCGCCCCGCAGCGGAGCGTCGCAGCAGACGGCACTCCGGTGACGAGATCGTCGCCGTGCCGTCCCCGACCGTGATCGCACGCCCCTGGTCGCCGGCACCCGTCGAGTCCGGCAAGGCCCGTGGACCGATCGCCGCGCCCGCACCCGTCGAGCCGCCGGCAGCGCCCGTCGCCGCCGGCGTCGCCCCCGATGCCCAGGCTCCCGCCGCTGCGGTTGTAGGATGGGCGGGACCCACTGCCGCGGCACCCGTCCTCGACCAGCCCGAGTCGGGCGAGCGCCCCACCGGAGAGCTGCTGCTCATCTTCGACACCGGTCAGCGCGCGCGCCTGCCCCTGCCCATGGCCGTCAACCTCGGCCGCAGCCCCGAGCAGACCGAGCAGACCGATCTGCTGGTGACGGTGGCAGACCCGGACTCGAGCGTCTCCAAGACCCACCTCCGCCTCGAGTTCGATCACGCGGGCCTCTGGGTCACCGACACGGGTTCGACCAACGGGACAGAGCTGCTCGACGATGACGGCCAGGTGGTGCCTCTCGCGCCCCACGCGCGCACCTTCGTCGACGACGACACCCGCATCCGGATCGGGAATCGCATCTTCACCGTCAGCCGACTGATCGGAGCCGCTTCGTGA